A part of Neodiprion pinetum isolate iyNeoPine1 chromosome 4, iyNeoPine1.2, whole genome shotgun sequence genomic DNA contains:
- the LOC138190842 gene encoding uncharacterized protein, which translates to MTDSFHLASVSDQQRSTASNPPAPWTLHSIDVPARPLTRPPAVLLSLWDVRRARLTSPSYYRHIPPPVSPFPEPQRFFATIATQTTDSEWESPVKPTENRRPSTPPSSPESRYTPPPRTVTDLPIRLTSRYTPPPRTVTDPPRRLTSTLTPPPHCIVTKTAPCITWKPCK; encoded by the coding sequence CGGTCAGCGACCAACAAAGATCAACTGCATCAAACCCGCCTGCCCCTTGGACGCTACACTCAATAGACGTTCCCGCTCGACCACTGACAAGACCACCAGCCGTGCTTCTCTCCTTGTGGGATGTTCGCCGAGCGCGATTGACTTCTCCGAGCTATTACCGGCACATCCCACCTCCTGTATCACCATTTCCTGAGCCGCAGCGTTTCTTTGCGACGATTGCCACCCAGACTACTGACAGCGAGTGGGAGTCTCCGGTGAAACCGACTGAGAACCGCCGTCCCTCAACGCCTCCCAGTTCGCCGGAAAGCAGATATACTCCGCCGCCCAGGACCGTGACCGATCTCCCTATACGACTGACCAGCAGATATACTCCGCCGCCCAGGACCGTGACCGATCCCCCTAGACGACTGACATCAACACTAACGCCTCCACCACATTGCATTGTTACTAAAACTGCACCATGTATTACTTGGAAACCGTGTAAATGA